The following are encoded together in the Synchiropus splendidus isolate RoL2022-P1 chromosome 7, RoL_Sspl_1.0, whole genome shotgun sequence genome:
- the LOC128762618 gene encoding uncharacterized protein LOC128762618 isoform X2, translating into MPSKRKKNKRRMRRVQAQRRALEEQHVICAPAKATQRVAVSAAPSATQKKEEKIEVSQPLDVAPTAVPKEEATVVELQLAVTEPVEPPVPCEPETEVLQEIPAEVEVAEKAPVFPTPPTEPAKAEPEAEVTSPADTPEEAGADETVEPCDPEAEAQEQQEEEVEGTVEPLRETQEIAVCTATEPATVTSAEHQAAVSTEEEAPVGVEEETNILRPEVSQPEVSEPKETEPEVSEPKETEPEVSEPKETEPEVSEPKETEPEVSEPKETEPEVSEAIETEPEVSEPKDSEPEVSEAKDTEPELSEPKETEPEVSEPEKAPEESEEAIPESKEDGADKLAGDFVVTEAVSVLDGAEPAAERSDTMDAEPADETHAEPQPAEEPIAETNVNLKCETYELPYQTQLPVESLSLSSMEVSVETVLNGHIASEVTIEG; encoded by the exons CAGGCCCAAAGAAGAGCCCTTGAAGAACAGCATGTCATCTGTGCTCCAGCTAAAGCGACACAGAGAGTCGCTGTTAGTGCAGCACCTTCAGCAACccagaagaaagaggaaaagatTGAAGTATCCCAGCCTCTCGATGTGGCCCCCACTGCTGTCCCCAAAGAGGAGGCAACGGTAGTTGAACTACAACTGGCTGTGACAGAGCCAGTTGAACCTCCGGTGCCATGTGAGCCGGAGACTGAGGTTCTGCAAGAGATTCCAGCTGAAGTGGAGGTTGCAGAAAAAGCACCAGTTTTTCCAACACCACCAACTGAGCCTGCCAAAGCAGAACCAGAGGCCGAG GTGACCTCCCCAGCTGACACTCCAGAGGAGGCAGGAGCTGATGAG ACAGTGGAGCCATGTGATCCTGAAGCAGAAGCTCAGGAACAACAGGAGGAGGAAGTAGAAGGAACTGTAGAACCTCTGAGGGAAACTCAAGAGATAGCTGTTTGTACCGCAACAGAACCAGCCACAGTGACGTCGGCTGAACATCAGGCAGCTGTTTCCACAGAAGAAGAGGCTCCTGTAGGTGTAGAGGAGGAGACCAATATATTAAGACCAGAGGTGTCACAACCGGAGGTGTCTGAGCCCAAGGAGACCGAACCGGAGGTGTCTGAGCCCAAGGAGACCGAACCGGAGGTATCTGAGCCCAAAGAGACCGAACCGGAGGTGTCTGAGCCCAAGGAGACCGAACCGGAGGTGTCTGAGCCCAAAGAGACCGAACCGGAAGTATCTGAGGCCATAGAGACCGAACCAGAGGTGTCTGAGCCCAAAGACAGCGAACCAGAAGTATCTGAGGCCAAAGACACCGAACCGGAACTATCTGAGCCCAAGGAGACAGAGCCTGAGGTGTCTGAGCCTGAAAAAGCACCAGAAGAGTCTGAAGAAGCCATTCCAGAGTCCAAAGAG GATGGGGCCGACAAGCTGGCTGGGGACTTTGTTGTAACTGAAGCAGTCTCGGTGTTGGATGGTGCTGAACCTGCAGCTGAG AGGAGTGACACGATGGATGCCGAACCTGCTGATGAGACCCATGCTGAGCCTCAGCCTGCTGAAGAACCCATCGCT GAGACAAACGTGAACCTGAAGTGTGAAACCTATGAGCTGCCGTACCAGACGCAACTTCCTGTGGAGTCTCTGTCACTGAGCTCGATG GAGGTGTCTGTGGAAACGGTGCTGAACGGACACATTGCTTCAGAGGTCACCATTGAGGGCTAG
- the LOC128762618 gene encoding uncharacterized protein LOC128762618 isoform X3, which yields MPSKRKKNKRRMRRVQAQRRALEEQHVICAPAKATQRVAVSAAPSATQKKEEKIEVSQPLDVAPTAVPKEEATVVELQLAVTEPVEPPVPCEPETEVLQEIPAEVEVAEKAPVFPTPPTEPAKAEPEAEVTSPADTPEEAGADETVEPCDPEAEAQEQQEEEVEGTVEPLRETQEIAVCTATEPATVTSAEHQAAVSTEEEAPVGVEEETNILRPEVSQPEVSEPKETEPEVSEPKETEPEVSEPKETEPEVSEPKETEPEVSEAIETEPEVSEPKDSEPEVSEAKDTEPELSEPKETEPEVSEPEKAPEESEEAIPESKEQDGADKLAGDFVVTEAVSVLDGAEPAAERSDTMDAEPADETHAEPQPAEEPIAETNVNLKCETYELPYQTQLPVESLSLSSMEVSVETVLNGHIASEVTIEG from the exons CAGGCCCAAAGAAGAGCCCTTGAAGAACAGCATGTCATCTGTGCTCCAGCTAAAGCGACACAGAGAGTCGCTGTTAGTGCAGCACCTTCAGCAACccagaagaaagaggaaaagatTGAAGTATCCCAGCCTCTCGATGTGGCCCCCACTGCTGTCCCCAAAGAGGAGGCAACGGTAGTTGAACTACAACTGGCTGTGACAGAGCCAGTTGAACCTCCGGTGCCATGTGAGCCGGAGACTGAGGTTCTGCAAGAGATTCCAGCTGAAGTGGAGGTTGCAGAAAAAGCACCAGTTTTTCCAACACCACCAACTGAGCCTGCCAAAGCAGAACCAGAGGCCGAG GTGACCTCCCCAGCTGACACTCCAGAGGAGGCAGGAGCTGATGAG ACAGTGGAGCCATGTGATCCTGAAGCAGAAGCTCAGGAACAACAGGAGGAGGAAGTAGAAGGAACTGTAGAACCTCTGAGGGAAACTCAAGAGATAGCTGTTTGTACCGCAACAGAACCAGCCACAGTGACGTCGGCTGAACATCAGGCAGCTGTTTCCACAGAAGAAGAGGCTCCTGTAGGTGTAGAGGAGGAGACCAATATATTAAGACCAGAGGTGTCACAACCGGAGGTGTCTGAGCCCAAGGAGACCGAACCGGAG GTATCTGAGCCCAAAGAGACCGAACCGGAGGTGTCTGAGCCCAAGGAGACCGAACCGGAGGTGTCTGAGCCCAAAGAGACCGAACCGGAAGTATCTGAGGCCATAGAGACCGAACCAGAGGTGTCTGAGCCCAAAGACAGCGAACCAGAAGTATCTGAGGCCAAAGACACCGAACCGGAACTATCTGAGCCCAAGGAGACAGAGCCTGAGGTGTCTGAGCCTGAAAAAGCACCAGAAGAGTCTGAAGAAGCCATTCCAGAGTCCAAAGAG CAGGATGGGGCCGACAAGCTGGCTGGGGACTTTGTTGTAACTGAAGCAGTCTCGGTGTTGGATGGTGCTGAACCTGCAGCTGAG AGGAGTGACACGATGGATGCCGAACCTGCTGATGAGACCCATGCTGAGCCTCAGCCTGCTGAAGAACCCATCGCT GAGACAAACGTGAACCTGAAGTGTGAAACCTATGAGCTGCCGTACCAGACGCAACTTCCTGTGGAGTCTCTGTCACTGAGCTCGATG GAGGTGTCTGTGGAAACGGTGCTGAACGGACACATTGCTTCAGAGGTCACCATTGAGGGCTAG
- the LOC128762618 gene encoding cytadherence high molecular weight protein 1-like isoform X1, translating into MPSKRKKNKRRMRRVQAQRRALEEQHVICAPAKATQRVAVSAAPSATQKKEEKIEVSQPLDVAPTAVPKEEATVVELQLAVTEPVEPPVPCEPETEVLQEIPAEVEVAEKAPVFPTPPTEPAKAEPEAEVTSPADTPEEAGADETVEPCDPEAEAQEQQEEEVEGTVEPLRETQEIAVCTATEPATVTSAEHQAAVSTEEEAPVGVEEETNILRPEVSQPEVSEPKETEPEVSEPKETEPEVSEPKETEPEVSEPKETEPEVSEPKETEPEVSEAIETEPEVSEPKDSEPEVSEAKDTEPELSEPKETEPEVSEPEKAPEESEEAIPESKEQDGADKLAGDFVVTEAVSVLDGAEPAAERSDTMDAEPADETHAEPQPAEEPIAETNVNLKCETYELPYQTQLPVESLSLSSMEVSVETVLNGHIASEVTIEG; encoded by the exons CAGGCCCAAAGAAGAGCCCTTGAAGAACAGCATGTCATCTGTGCTCCAGCTAAAGCGACACAGAGAGTCGCTGTTAGTGCAGCACCTTCAGCAACccagaagaaagaggaaaagatTGAAGTATCCCAGCCTCTCGATGTGGCCCCCACTGCTGTCCCCAAAGAGGAGGCAACGGTAGTTGAACTACAACTGGCTGTGACAGAGCCAGTTGAACCTCCGGTGCCATGTGAGCCGGAGACTGAGGTTCTGCAAGAGATTCCAGCTGAAGTGGAGGTTGCAGAAAAAGCACCAGTTTTTCCAACACCACCAACTGAGCCTGCCAAAGCAGAACCAGAGGCCGAG GTGACCTCCCCAGCTGACACTCCAGAGGAGGCAGGAGCTGATGAG ACAGTGGAGCCATGTGATCCTGAAGCAGAAGCTCAGGAACAACAGGAGGAGGAAGTAGAAGGAACTGTAGAACCTCTGAGGGAAACTCAAGAGATAGCTGTTTGTACCGCAACAGAACCAGCCACAGTGACGTCGGCTGAACATCAGGCAGCTGTTTCCACAGAAGAAGAGGCTCCTGTAGGTGTAGAGGAGGAGACCAATATATTAAGACCAGAGGTGTCACAACCGGAGGTGTCTGAGCCCAAGGAGACCGAACCGGAGGTGTCTGAGCCCAAGGAGACCGAACCGGAGGTATCTGAGCCCAAAGAGACCGAACCGGAGGTGTCTGAGCCCAAGGAGACCGAACCGGAGGTGTCTGAGCCCAAAGAGACCGAACCGGAAGTATCTGAGGCCATAGAGACCGAACCAGAGGTGTCTGAGCCCAAAGACAGCGAACCAGAAGTATCTGAGGCCAAAGACACCGAACCGGAACTATCTGAGCCCAAGGAGACAGAGCCTGAGGTGTCTGAGCCTGAAAAAGCACCAGAAGAGTCTGAAGAAGCCATTCCAGAGTCCAAAGAG CAGGATGGGGCCGACAAGCTGGCTGGGGACTTTGTTGTAACTGAAGCAGTCTCGGTGTTGGATGGTGCTGAACCTGCAGCTGAG AGGAGTGACACGATGGATGCCGAACCTGCTGATGAGACCCATGCTGAGCCTCAGCCTGCTGAAGAACCCATCGCT GAGACAAACGTGAACCTGAAGTGTGAAACCTATGAGCTGCCGTACCAGACGCAACTTCCTGTGGAGTCTCTGTCACTGAGCTCGATG GAGGTGTCTGTGGAAACGGTGCTGAACGGACACATTGCTTCAGAGGTCACCATTGAGGGCTAG
- the LOC128762618 gene encoding submandibular gland secretory Glx-rich protein CA-like isoform X4, which produces MGLVFSWIFGPKEAAPPPQDPNTDTQVTSPADTPEEAGADETVEPCDPEAEAQEQQEEEVEGTVEPLRETQEIAVCTATEPATVTSAEHQAAVSTEEEAPVGVEEETNILRPEVSQPEVSEPKETEPEVSEPKETEPEVSEPKETEPEVSEPKETEPEVSEPKETEPEVSEAIETEPEVSEPKDSEPEVSEAKDTEPELSEPKETEPEVSEPEKAPEESEEAIPESKEQDGADKLAGDFVVTEAVSVLDGAEPAAERSDTMDAEPADETHAEPQPAEEPIAETNVNLKCETYELPYQTQLPVESLSLSSMEVSVETVLNGHIASEVTIEG; this is translated from the exons ATGGGGCTCGTCTTCAGCTGGATTTTTGGCCCAAAGGAGGCGGCACCTCCTCCTCAGGACCCTAACACAGACACCCAG GTGACCTCCCCAGCTGACACTCCAGAGGAGGCAGGAGCTGATGAG ACAGTGGAGCCATGTGATCCTGAAGCAGAAGCTCAGGAACAACAGGAGGAGGAAGTAGAAGGAACTGTAGAACCTCTGAGGGAAACTCAAGAGATAGCTGTTTGTACCGCAACAGAACCAGCCACAGTGACGTCGGCTGAACATCAGGCAGCTGTTTCCACAGAAGAAGAGGCTCCTGTAGGTGTAGAGGAGGAGACCAATATATTAAGACCAGAGGTGTCACAACCGGAGGTGTCTGAGCCCAAGGAGACCGAACCGGAGGTGTCTGAGCCCAAGGAGACCGAACCGGAGGTATCTGAGCCCAAAGAGACCGAACCGGAGGTGTCTGAGCCCAAGGAGACCGAACCGGAGGTGTCTGAGCCCAAAGAGACCGAACCGGAAGTATCTGAGGCCATAGAGACCGAACCAGAGGTGTCTGAGCCCAAAGACAGCGAACCAGAAGTATCTGAGGCCAAAGACACCGAACCGGAACTATCTGAGCCCAAGGAGACAGAGCCTGAGGTGTCTGAGCCTGAAAAAGCACCAGAAGAGTCTGAAGAAGCCATTCCAGAGTCCAAAGAG CAGGATGGGGCCGACAAGCTGGCTGGGGACTTTGTTGTAACTGAAGCAGTCTCGGTGTTGGATGGTGCTGAACCTGCAGCTGAG AGGAGTGACACGATGGATGCCGAACCTGCTGATGAGACCCATGCTGAGCCTCAGCCTGCTGAAGAACCCATCGCT GAGACAAACGTGAACCTGAAGTGTGAAACCTATGAGCTGCCGTACCAGACGCAACTTCCTGTGGAGTCTCTGTCACTGAGCTCGATG GAGGTGTCTGTGGAAACGGTGCTGAACGGACACATTGCTTCAGAGGTCACCATTGAGGGCTAG